In one Micromonospora polyrhachis genomic region, the following are encoded:
- a CDS encoding class I SAM-dependent methyltransferase: protein MKAGHYDSFAECYSADNEVNLINGYYERPAMIGLAGDVNGRRILDAGCGSGPLSAALRERGAIVTGFDSSPAMVELAQRRLGEDVTLLVADLSKPLPFADGAFDDVVVSLVLHYLQDWAAPLAELRRILRPGGRLFLSLNHPITYPTVHPGSDYFALARWTDEYTFDGHRTELTFWHRPLHAMTKAFTDAGFRISVISEPPISPETPRELLPPQLGDRTSFLCFIFFVLEAH, encoded by the coding sequence GTGAAGGCCGGCCACTACGACAGTTTCGCCGAGTGCTACTCCGCGGATAACGAAGTCAACCTCATCAACGGCTACTACGAGCGGCCCGCGATGATCGGACTCGCCGGGGATGTGAACGGTCGGCGAATCCTCGATGCCGGCTGCGGTTCAGGTCCCTTGTCTGCGGCTCTTCGCGAACGAGGGGCCATCGTGACCGGCTTCGACTCCAGTCCCGCCATGGTCGAGCTGGCCCAACGGCGGCTGGGCGAGGACGTCACACTGCTGGTAGCCGACCTCAGTAAGCCGCTTCCCTTCGCCGACGGTGCGTTCGACGACGTCGTCGTCTCCCTGGTCCTGCACTACCTGCAGGACTGGGCTGCACCCTTGGCTGAGCTGCGACGGATCCTGAGGCCAGGGGGCCGGCTCTTCCTGTCCCTGAACCACCCGATCACCTACCCGACGGTGCACCCGGGCTCCGACTACTTCGCCCTCGCGCGCTGGACAGACGAGTACACGTTCGACGGTCACCGCACGGAGCTGACCTTCTGGCACCGGCCGCTGCACGCGATGACGAAGGCGTTCACCGACGCGGGCTTCCGCATCTCGGTCATCAGCGAACCCCCCATCTCTCCCGAGACTCCGCGCGAACTCCTGCCCCCACAACTCGGGGACCGCACGTCGTTCCTCTGCTTCATCTTCTTTGTCCTCGAAGCGCACTGA
- a CDS encoding class I SAM-dependent methyltransferase yields the protein MPEPLDVVLAEVRALLLDPGLTRAVAAGRRRGRLPSVVRAELRPVALKGGSRLQIVSSDGSRPYTRNVVPGPEAEVAVDALLAEPFGNWHVETTDTTMQVRVTKKGDAQVHRAAATRPAAPPAGHDREKDYLLDPGDPLFAAIGGSAAKRRQVDAFLRALAATLPDDLTGPLRVVDLGCGNAYLTFAAFRYLSDRGIEVDLVGVDVREDQRRRNTELATELGCAGRVRFVAGTILDAVVDPAPDLVLALHACDTATDEALARAVRWGARWVLAAPCCHHDLAAQLRDRPPPEPYQLLTRQGILRERFADVLTDALRAALLRLHGYRVEVVEFVDSRHTPRNLLLRARRTDSPPTGQQRDEYRRLVTQWQVTPRLLTLLGAAEESVQPRSEGSVPADRA from the coding sequence ATGCCGGAACCGCTGGATGTGGTGCTCGCCGAGGTGCGCGCCCTACTGCTCGATCCGGGGCTGACCCGGGCCGTGGCCGCCGGCCGACGCCGGGGGCGGCTCCCCTCGGTCGTACGCGCCGAACTGCGGCCGGTAGCCCTCAAGGGCGGTTCTCGGCTACAGATCGTCAGCTCCGACGGTAGCCGGCCGTACACCCGCAACGTGGTGCCGGGGCCGGAGGCGGAGGTGGCGGTCGACGCTCTGCTGGCCGAGCCGTTCGGCAACTGGCATGTGGAGACCACGGACACCACCATGCAGGTACGGGTGACCAAGAAGGGCGACGCGCAGGTGCACCGGGCGGCTGCCACCCGGCCGGCAGCGCCGCCAGCCGGGCACGACCGGGAGAAGGACTACCTGCTCGACCCGGGTGATCCGCTCTTCGCCGCGATCGGTGGCAGTGCCGCAAAGCGCCGTCAGGTCGACGCGTTCCTGCGGGCGTTGGCGGCCACGTTGCCCGACGACCTGACCGGGCCACTGCGGGTGGTGGACCTCGGCTGTGGAAACGCCTACCTGACGTTCGCGGCGTTCCGCTACCTGTCCGACCGGGGCATCGAGGTGGACCTGGTCGGGGTAGACGTACGCGAGGACCAGCGGCGGCGCAACACCGAACTGGCCACGGAACTGGGCTGCGCCGGTCGGGTACGGTTCGTGGCCGGCACGATCCTGGACGCCGTCGTCGACCCGGCTCCCGACCTGGTGCTCGCGCTGCACGCCTGCGACACGGCCACCGACGAGGCGCTGGCCCGGGCGGTGCGCTGGGGGGCCCGTTGGGTGCTGGCCGCCCCCTGCTGCCACCACGACCTCGCGGCGCAGTTGCGCGACCGGCCACCACCCGAGCCATACCAGTTGCTCACCCGACAGGGCATCCTGCGCGAGCGCTTCGCCGACGTACTCACCGATGCGCTGCGTGCGGCGCTGCTGCGGTTGCACGGTTACCGGGTCGAGGTGGTCGAGTTCGTCGACTCCCGCCACACCCCCCGCAATCTGCTGCTGCGGGCCCGGCGCACCGACTCGCCACCGACCGGGCAGCAACGGGACGAATACCGACGGCTGGTGACGCAATGGCAGGTCACACCACGACTGCTGACCCTGCTGGGCGCGGCCGAGGAGTCGGTGCAGCCCAGGTCGGAAGGGTCTGTCCCGGCGGATCGAGCCTGA
- a CDS encoding RecQ family ATP-dependent DNA helicase has translation MDVDRVAVREQAEAVLRRLAGEQARLREDQWRAIEALVVDKRRVLCVQRTGWGKSAVYFVATALLRALDAGPDDRSAGTGPTVIVSPLLALMRNQVESAARAGIRARTINSANLDEWDEITGEIHAGRVDVLLISPERLNNPDFRDSVLPQLAATTGLLVVDEAHCVSDWGHDFRPDYRRLRTFLANLPAGTPVLATTATANSRVTADVAEQLSTETRTVGAPVDDPGAQLSDALVLRGPLDRESLRLAVLDLPSPAHRLGWLADHLDQLPGSGIIYTLTVAAAGETAEFLRSRGYSVASYTGQDDDADRRAAEQDLLDNKIKALVATSALGMGFDKPDLGFVVHLGAPSSPIAYYQQVGRAGRAVEHAEVLLLPGVEDQAIWRYFASLAFPPEHQVRAVLDALPEDRPLSTAALEPIVDLRRTRLELMLKVLDVDGAVRRVRGGWLATGEPWHYDAERLRRVAQARTAEQQAMREYAATTGCRMEFLRRCLDDDGATRCGRCDRCAGPQYDADVSAPALAAAQAFLGRPGSEIMPKKMWPTGLATVGVSLRGKISPDEQALPGRAVGRLSDLGWGGRLRTLVGPEAADGPVPDDVAGAVIEVLKAWAHGDDRWAQRPVGVVAVGSAHRPRLVRSLAERIATVGRLPLLGEVPARDSAARDGGARGNSAQRVRALHDAFVIPDELVAALSGVTGPVLLVDDLVDSGWTMTMVSRLLRQAGAPGVLPLALAIAG, from the coding sequence ATGGATGTCGATCGGGTGGCGGTACGGGAACAGGCCGAGGCGGTGCTGCGCCGGTTGGCAGGCGAACAGGCCCGGCTGCGGGAGGACCAGTGGCGGGCCATCGAGGCGCTGGTGGTCGACAAGCGGCGGGTGCTCTGCGTGCAACGTACCGGTTGGGGAAAGTCGGCGGTCTACTTCGTGGCCACCGCCCTGCTCCGTGCCCTCGACGCCGGTCCGGACGACCGGTCCGCCGGAACCGGACCGACGGTCATCGTCTCGCCGCTGCTGGCGCTCATGCGTAACCAGGTCGAGTCGGCGGCCCGAGCCGGCATCCGCGCCCGCACCATCAACTCGGCGAACCTGGACGAGTGGGACGAGATCACCGGGGAGATCCACGCCGGCAGGGTCGACGTACTGCTGATCAGCCCGGAACGGCTCAACAATCCGGACTTTCGGGACAGCGTCCTGCCCCAGTTGGCGGCCACCACCGGGCTGCTCGTGGTCGACGAGGCGCATTGCGTATCTGACTGGGGGCACGACTTCCGGCCGGACTACCGCCGGCTACGCACGTTCCTGGCCAACCTGCCGGCCGGCACCCCGGTACTGGCCACCACCGCCACCGCCAACAGCCGGGTCACCGCCGACGTCGCCGAACAGCTCAGCACCGAGACCCGCACCGTCGGCGCTCCGGTCGACGATCCTGGTGCCCAGCTCAGCGACGCCCTGGTCCTGCGCGGTCCGCTCGACCGCGAGTCGTTGCGGCTGGCCGTCCTCGATCTGCCCAGCCCGGCCCACCGGCTCGGCTGGCTTGCCGACCACCTCGACCAGCTTCCCGGCTCGGGCATCATCTACACCCTGACCGTCGCGGCGGCGGGGGAGACGGCCGAGTTCCTGCGCTCCCGGGGCTACAGTGTGGCCTCCTACACCGGCCAGGATGACGACGCCGACCGGCGGGCCGCCGAACAGGACCTGCTCGACAACAAGATCAAGGCGCTGGTGGCCACCTCGGCGCTGGGGATGGGTTTCGACAAGCCCGACCTGGGTTTCGTGGTGCATTTGGGCGCACCCTCCTCCCCGATCGCGTACTACCAGCAGGTCGGCCGAGCCGGACGGGCGGTCGAGCACGCCGAGGTGCTGCTCCTGCCCGGGGTCGAGGACCAGGCGATCTGGCGCTACTTCGCCTCGCTGGCGTTCCCGCCGGAACACCAGGTGCGGGCCGTGCTCGACGCGCTCCCCGAGGACCGTCCATTGTCGACAGCCGCCCTCGAACCGATCGTCGACCTGCGCCGTACCCGACTCGAACTGATGCTCAAGGTCCTCGACGTCGACGGCGCGGTCCGCCGGGTGCGCGGCGGCTGGCTCGCCACCGGCGAGCCGTGGCACTACGACGCCGAGCGGTTGCGGCGCGTCGCCCAGGCGCGCACCGCCGAGCAGCAGGCCATGCGGGAGTACGCCGCAACGACCGGCTGCCGGATGGAGTTCCTGCGCCGATGCCTGGACGATGACGGGGCCACCCGCTGCGGTCGGTGTGACCGCTGTGCCGGACCGCAGTACGACGCCGACGTGTCGGCCCCGGCCCTCGCCGCCGCGCAGGCGTTCCTCGGTCGCCCCGGGTCCGAGATCATGCCGAAGAAGATGTGGCCCACCGGACTGGCGACGGTCGGCGTGTCCCTGCGCGGGAAGATCAGCCCGGACGAGCAGGCGCTGCCGGGGCGGGCCGTCGGGCGCCTCTCCGACCTCGGCTGGGGTGGGCGACTGCGTACCCTGGTCGGCCCGGAAGCGGCCGACGGGCCGGTGCCGGACGACGTGGCCGGCGCGGTGATCGAGGTGCTGAAGGCGTGGGCCCACGGCGATGACCGGTGGGCGCAGCGGCCGGTCGGGGTGGTCGCCGTCGGGTCGGCCCACCGGCCCCGGCTGGTACGTAGCCTGGCCGAACGGATCGCCACCGTCGGCCGGCTGCCCCTGCTCGGGGAGGTGCCGGCTCGGGATTCGGCCGCGCGGGACGGCGGGGCGCGGGGCAACAGCGCCCAGCGGGTACGCGCGCTGCACGACGCCTTCGTCATTCCGGACGAGTTGGTGGCCGCCCTGTCTGGCGTGACCGGTCCGGTGCTGCTCGTCGACGACCTGGTCGACTCGGGCTGGACCATGACCATGGTGTCCCGGCTGCTGCGTCAGGCCGGCGCGCCGGGCGTGCTGCCACTGGCCCTGGCGATCGCCGGCTGA
- a CDS encoding C40 family peptidase, whose amino-acid sequence MPTTTLPRRAATLAAGVTVALALVPVPALAEPPDEPGPERVAASADGLEKLVEEHTDLQEELRYTRARIAALTDQLVALEYRLKAQRDQIGRIAVTHRSRGTNPMANLAGARSNTNRVDPLLTLERLDRRPEEVVSDLSRTTERLLADHRVVRDEIVLQRAREQQLAVRNQQIEAEISRLNRLRAEQGGAPPVTEPGTERAPAPPPAGARVVRFAYAQLGKNYRWAGSGPNGYDCSGLTLAAWATVGVKLPHNAAQQWRVVTRINRAALRPGDLVFYYRHIGHVGIYVGNDKVIHSPRPGKQVRVDKTDFQPVHGYGRPR is encoded by the coding sequence GTGCCGACAACCACCTTGCCGCGCCGCGCTGCCACTCTGGCAGCCGGGGTGACCGTGGCCCTCGCGCTCGTACCTGTCCCCGCTCTCGCCGAACCACCGGACGAACCGGGTCCGGAACGGGTCGCCGCCTCCGCGGACGGCCTGGAAAAACTCGTCGAGGAGCACACCGACCTACAGGAGGAACTGCGCTACACCCGCGCCCGCATCGCGGCCCTCACCGATCAACTGGTCGCCCTGGAGTATCGGCTCAAGGCCCAACGCGACCAGATCGGGCGGATCGCGGTGACCCACCGCAGCCGGGGAACCAATCCGATGGCCAACCTGGCCGGGGCCCGGTCGAACACCAACCGGGTGGATCCGCTGCTGACCCTGGAGCGACTGGACCGCCGGCCGGAAGAAGTCGTCTCGGATCTGTCCCGAACCACCGAACGGCTACTCGCGGACCACCGCGTGGTACGGGACGAAATCGTCCTACAACGCGCCCGTGAGCAGCAACTCGCCGTACGGAACCAACAGATCGAGGCCGAGATCAGCCGGCTGAACCGGCTCCGCGCGGAGCAGGGGGGCGCGCCACCGGTTACCGAGCCGGGGACCGAACGGGCCCCCGCCCCGCCCCCGGCCGGCGCACGGGTGGTCCGGTTCGCCTACGCGCAACTGGGCAAGAACTACCGCTGGGCCGGCTCGGGCCCGAACGGTTACGACTGCTCCGGGCTGACCCTGGCTGCCTGGGCGACGGTCGGGGTGAAACTGCCCCACAACGCCGCGCAGCAGTGGCGGGTGGTGACCCGGATCAACCGGGCCGCACTCCGCCCTGGTGATCTGGTCTTCTACTACCGTCACATCGGACACGTCGGGATCTACGTGGGGAACGACAAGGTGATCCACTCTCCCCGGCCCGGCAAGCAGGTACGAGTCGACAAGACCGACTTCCAACCCGTACACGGCTACGGCCGACCCCGCTGA
- a CDS encoding helix-turn-helix domain-containing protein yields MSVAMEYILGELRLARTSRGLSQEEFGKLIRFSASHVSSVETGQRSPTLSYMEAVDAGLQTGGLFLRMLKKLGALEATPIWLREWIIFERQATTLRWFEPLVIPGLFQTEAYARATLAGGRFTAEEVEQQLAARLERQAILDRDSPPHFIAVIDEAILRRPVPEHPGLMAEQLERLVTDAERENVQLHVVPAEGIYLGFAGQFIIAELADGGRVAYADNQLRAQIMDDSMDIARLAKTWEAIRSIALPRRQSIDLIKEVAKTWT; encoded by the coding sequence ATGAGCGTAGCAATGGAGTACATTCTGGGGGAGTTACGGCTTGCGCGTACCTCACGAGGTCTCAGTCAGGAGGAGTTCGGCAAACTGATCCGATTTTCGGCGTCCCACGTCAGCAGTGTGGAAACCGGGCAGCGGTCGCCCACCTTGTCCTACATGGAGGCCGTGGACGCGGGCCTCCAGACCGGGGGGCTCTTCCTGCGGATGCTCAAGAAACTGGGGGCGTTGGAGGCGACGCCAATCTGGTTGCGTGAGTGGATCATCTTCGAGCGTCAGGCGACCACCCTGCGCTGGTTCGAGCCGTTGGTCATTCCGGGGCTGTTTCAGACCGAGGCCTACGCACGGGCGACCCTGGCCGGCGGCCGGTTCACCGCCGAGGAGGTCGAGCAGCAGCTCGCGGCTCGACTGGAACGCCAGGCGATCCTGGACCGGGACAGCCCGCCGCATTTCATCGCCGTGATCGACGAGGCGATCTTGCGCCGGCCGGTGCCGGAGCATCCAGGGCTGATGGCCGAGCAATTGGAACGGCTGGTGACAGACGCGGAGCGGGAGAACGTCCAACTGCATGTCGTGCCGGCCGAGGGGATCTATCTCGGGTTCGCTGGTCAATTCATCATCGCCGAACTGGCCGACGGCGGCCGGGTCGCCTATGCGGACAACCAGCTCCGCGCACAGATCATGGACGATTCGATGGACATTGCTAGACTCGCCAAGACGTGGGAGGCGATCCGCTCCATCGCGCTTCCCCGCCGCCAGTCAATCGACTTGATCAAGGAGGTGGCGAAGACATGGACATGA
- the coaD gene encoding pantetheine-phosphate adenylyltransferase yields the protein MTVTSDRGAAPVHGSLAVYPGTFDPFTPGHRDLVARARVVFDRIIVLLAVNADKRPTAEATTRAVLVRDAMPAAWGNVEVDTWTGLTTAYCLRRGATVIVRGVRTAVDLHYEYQLAAMNEKLGIQTVWLPARPQLAATSSTVARAYRSAQSARPSLNADD from the coding sequence GTGACGGTTACATCGGATCGCGGAGCGGCGCCGGTACACGGTTCATTGGCGGTCTATCCCGGTACGTTCGATCCGTTCACCCCGGGGCACCGCGACCTGGTGGCCCGGGCCCGGGTGGTTTTCGACCGGATCATCGTGTTGTTGGCGGTGAACGCCGACAAGCGGCCGACGGCCGAGGCCACGACCAGGGCCGTACTCGTGCGCGACGCCATGCCGGCGGCCTGGGGCAATGTCGAGGTGGACACCTGGACCGGCCTGACCACTGCCTACTGCCTGCGCCGCGGTGCCACGGTCATCGTCCGTGGCGTACGCACGGCCGTGGATCTTCACTACGAGTACCAGCTTGCTGCGATGAACGAGAAACTCGGCATTCAGACCGTCTGGCTGCCGGCCCGTCCGCAGCTGGCCGCGACCTCGTCCACGGTCGCCCGCGCATACCGCTCGGCACAGTCAGCCCGTCCGTCCCTGAACGCTGACGACTGA
- a CDS encoding potassium channel family protein encodes MSARRNARRSAAAAGGVVVIGLGRVGSQVAITLTQLGHEVLALDRDPKVVQSLSQQLTHVVQTDSTDETALRQLGVPDFERVMVALGSAVEASLLTVLALTEIGVSEIWARASSNAHAKILNAMGVAHVIFPEAAMGQRIGHLLVSRMLDFVEIGADFALAKARVPGDMVGRSVAELCLWERYGISLIGVQSPGQNFAHAHPDLVLPPDSILIVEGTIDQVQAFAALT; translated from the coding sequence TTGTCGGCTAGAAGGAACGCCAGGAGGAGCGCTGCGGCGGCCGGAGGTGTCGTGGTGATCGGCCTGGGCCGGGTCGGCAGCCAGGTGGCGATCACGCTGACCCAGCTCGGGCATGAGGTGCTCGCCCTCGACCGAGACCCGAAGGTCGTCCAGAGCCTGTCCCAGCAGCTCACCCATGTCGTACAGACCGACTCCACCGACGAGACGGCACTACGGCAGCTCGGCGTGCCGGACTTCGAACGGGTGATGGTGGCCCTCGGCAGCGCCGTCGAGGCTAGTCTGCTGACCGTCCTGGCCCTGACCGAGATCGGCGTCTCGGAGATCTGGGCCCGGGCGTCCTCCAACGCCCACGCCAAGATCCTCAACGCGATGGGTGTCGCACACGTGATATTTCCCGAGGCTGCGATGGGCCAGCGGATCGGCCATCTACTGGTCAGCAGGATGCTCGACTTCGTCGAGATCGGTGCCGACTTCGCCCTCGCCAAGGCCCGGGTGCCAGGCGACATGGTCGGTAGGTCCGTAGCGGAACTATGTCTCTGGGAGCGGTACGGAATCTCGCTGATCGGAGTCCAGAGCCCCGGTCAGAACTTCGCCCACGCCCACCCTGACCTGGTGCTGCCGCCGGACAGCATCCTCATCGTGGAGGGCACGATCGATCAGGTCCAGGCCTTCGCCGCCCTGACCTGA
- a CDS encoding DUF397 domain-containing protein, whose product MDMTVAKWRKSTRSSGNGGACVEVADNLPGVVLVRDTKDRDGGTLTFGPAAWRAFVGFAKQS is encoded by the coding sequence ATGGACATGACCGTCGCCAAGTGGCGCAAGTCGACCCGCTCCAGCGGCAACGGCGGGGCATGTGTGGAGGTCGCCGACAACCTGCCCGGTGTGGTCCTGGTGCGGGACACCAAGGACCGGGACGGCGGCACCCTGACCTTCGGTCCGGCCGCCTGGCGGGCCTTCGTCGGCTTCGCCAAGCAGTCCTGA
- a CDS encoding DEAD/DEAH box helicase, producing the protein MDINHETAGQDLAAIAPVRPEAPTFAALGARQETVDALAAVGITHAFAIQEYALPIGLRGTDLIGQAPTGTGKTLGFGIPLLERVFAPGEGGDGLPQALVVVPTRELGLQVAKDLAAAGKTRGVRVLPIYGGVAYEPQVEALRRGVEILVGTPGRLMDLAKQKQLRLDRVHALVLDEADRMLDLGFLDDVEKILAMLPEDRQTMLFSATMPDPIVALSRRFLRHPVTIHAGHTAETGPSPQTQQLVYRTHSLNKIEIVARIMQAEGRGLTMIFTRTKRAADRVAEDLDFRGFAVAAVHGDLGQGARERALRAFRAGKIDILVATDVAARGLDVTGVTHVVNYDCPEDQDTYTHRIGRTGRAGASGVAVTFVDWDDMPRWRIIDKTLGLEMPEPPETYHTSAHLYTDLNIPTDVAGTLPTAERTRAGLAAEVEEDLGGRSRGSGRRTEGPGRGRQSRRRGPDGGTGSTTDSDSGTEEPSEVSRPPRQRRRRRAGQLVSGAEAGEAGAGEAVPTEASRVAGDEPGGATEEAKARTRRRRRRGGRGSRGESAAAASDAPAADV; encoded by the coding sequence ATGGACATTAACCACGAAACGGCAGGCCAGGATTTGGCCGCCATCGCGCCGGTACGCCCCGAGGCTCCTACATTTGCCGCCCTCGGCGCGCGCCAGGAGACCGTCGACGCGCTTGCCGCGGTAGGCATCACCCACGCCTTCGCCATCCAGGAGTACGCGCTGCCGATCGGGCTGCGCGGCACCGACCTGATCGGCCAGGCACCCACCGGCACCGGCAAGACCCTCGGCTTCGGCATTCCGCTGCTGGAGCGGGTCTTCGCCCCGGGTGAGGGCGGGGACGGTCTGCCCCAGGCGCTGGTCGTCGTACCCACCCGCGAACTGGGTCTCCAGGTCGCCAAGGACCTCGCCGCCGCTGGCAAGACCCGAGGAGTACGGGTCCTGCCGATCTACGGTGGCGTGGCCTACGAGCCACAGGTCGAAGCGCTCCGCCGAGGGGTGGAGATCCTGGTCGGTACCCCCGGCCGGCTGATGGACCTGGCCAAGCAGAAGCAACTACGCCTCGACCGGGTGCACGCGCTGGTCCTGGACGAGGCCGACCGGATGCTCGATCTGGGCTTCCTGGACGACGTCGAGAAGATTCTGGCGATGTTGCCCGAGGACCGGCAGACCATGCTCTTCTCGGCCACGATGCCCGATCCGATCGTTGCCCTGTCCCGGCGTTTCCTGCGCCATCCGGTGACGATCCACGCGGGCCACACCGCGGAGACCGGACCGTCGCCGCAGACGCAGCAACTGGTCTACCGGACCCACTCACTGAACAAGATCGAGATCGTCGCCCGCATCATGCAGGCGGAGGGTCGCGGCCTGACGATGATCTTCACTCGTACCAAGCGGGCCGCCGACCGGGTCGCCGAGGACCTCGACTTCCGCGGCTTCGCCGTGGCGGCCGTACACGGGGATCTCGGGCAGGGTGCGCGGGAGCGGGCACTGCGCGCCTTCCGAGCCGGAAAGATCGACATCCTGGTCGCCACCGACGTGGCGGCCCGAGGGCTGGACGTCACCGGCGTCACCCACGTCGTCAACTACGACTGCCCAGAGGACCAGGACACCTACACGCACCGGATCGGCCGGACCGGTCGAGCCGGCGCGAGCGGCGTGGCGGTGACCTTCGTCGACTGGGACGACATGCCGCGCTGGCGGATCATCGACAAGACGCTGGGGCTGGAGATGCCCGAGCCGCCGGAGACGTACCACACCTCCGCGCACCTCTACACCGATCTGAACATTCCGACCGACGTCGCCGGCACCCTGCCGACCGCCGAGCGCACCCGCGCCGGGCTCGCCGCCGAGGTCGAGGAGGACCTGGGCGGACGGTCCCGGGGCAGCGGGCGGCGTACGGAAGGTCCCGGCCGGGGCCGACAGTCCCGTCGCCGGGGCCCGGACGGTGGCACCGGCAGCACCACCGACTCCGACTCCGGCACCGAGGAGCCGTCGGAGGTCAGCCGCCCGCCGCGCCAGCGGCGTCGGCGCCGGGCCGGTCAACTCGTCAGCGGCGCCGAGGCCGGCGAGGCAGGTGCCGGTGAAGCAGTCCCCACCGAGGCGAGCCGGGTGGCCGGCGACGAGCCCGGCGGGGCGACGGAGGAGGCGAAGGCTCGGACCCGGCGTCGCCGCCGTCGCGGCGGCCGTGGGTCCCGCGGCGAGTCCGCCGCCGCCGCCTCGGACGCACCGGCAGCCGACGTCTGA
- a CDS encoding TrkH family potassium uptake protein yields MRARGLTASVLRYPVRAVPLAFLGAIAVVTALLMLPAARAGPGSASFLPALFTATSAVCVTGLNVTDTLEYWSTFGHVLITVATQIGGYGIMTVALLLALLVSQRLGLRNRLLLQTESGGLSLGDVRWVLLRGALIVLVCESTIAVILAARLWLEYAYPPGRALWYGVFHAVQAFNNCGFALFDGSLTRFVGDAWICLPITFGVIAGSIGFPVLFDLRRWWRQPAHWSVQTRLTIGGSITLLVVGFLAILAAEWANPHTLGPFDVPTKLLAAFVQGTMPRSGGFNSVEYGQMRDESIAITIGLMFVGGGSASTAGGIKVTTFFLLAFVLWAEIRGEPDVVVGRRRIATATQRQAMTIALLGVAMVAVGTLLMMAFTRGLRFHWAMFEVVSAFSTTGLTGGVTGALPTEGQVLLIVLMYVGRLGTIIAASALALNTRHRLYQYPEERPIVG; encoded by the coding sequence GTGAGGGCTCGGGGATTGACGGCGTCCGTCCTGCGATACCCGGTCCGGGCCGTACCGCTGGCCTTCCTGGGGGCGATCGCGGTGGTGACCGCCCTGCTGATGCTGCCCGCCGCTCGGGCCGGCCCAGGCAGCGCCTCGTTTCTGCCGGCCCTCTTCACCGCCACGTCGGCGGTCTGCGTCACCGGCCTCAACGTCACCGACACCCTGGAGTACTGGTCCACCTTCGGCCACGTGCTGATCACGGTGGCCACCCAGATCGGCGGCTACGGCATCATGACCGTGGCACTGCTACTGGCACTTCTCGTGTCGCAACGGCTCGGTCTACGCAACCGGCTGCTGTTGCAGACGGAGAGCGGCGGGCTCTCCCTCGGCGACGTACGGTGGGTGCTGTTGCGGGGTGCCCTGATCGTCCTGGTCTGCGAATCGACCATCGCCGTGATACTGGCCGCACGGCTCTGGCTCGAATACGCCTACCCGCCGGGTCGGGCCCTCTGGTACGGCGTGTTCCACGCCGTACAGGCGTTCAACAACTGCGGATTCGCACTGTTCGACGGCAGTCTGACGAGGTTCGTCGGCGACGCGTGGATCTGCCTGCCGATCACGTTCGGGGTGATCGCCGGGTCGATCGGCTTCCCGGTGCTGTTCGACCTGCGACGGTGGTGGCGGCAACCAGCCCACTGGTCGGTGCAGACCCGGCTGACCATCGGCGGTTCGATCACGCTGCTGGTGGTGGGTTTCCTGGCCATACTCGCCGCCGAGTGGGCCAACCCGCACACGCTCGGTCCGTTCGACGTGCCGACCAAACTGCTCGCCGCCTTCGTACAGGGCACGATGCCGAGATCCGGCGGGTTCAACAGCGTCGAGTACGGCCAGATGCGGGACGAATCAATCGCAATCACCATTGGGCTGATGTTCGTTGGTGGCGGTAGCGCCAGCACCGCTGGGGGTATCAAGGTCACCACGTTCTTCCTGCTCGCCTTCGTACTCTGGGCGGAGATCCGCGGCGAGCCGGACGTGGTAGTCGGTCGGCGGCGAATCGCCACGGCCACCCAGCGCCAAGCCATGACGATCGCACTACTCGGCGTGGCGATGGTGGCGGTCGGAACGCTGCTGATGATGGCGTTCACCCGGGGCCTACGTTTCCACTGGGCCATGTTCGAGGTGGTCTCGGCCTTCTCCACCACCGGCCTGACCGGTGGCGTCACCGGGGCGCTACCGACCGAGGGACAGGTCCTGTTGATCGTCCTGATGTACGTCGGCCGGCTCGGCACGATCATCGCCGCATCGGCACTCGCGCTGAACACCCGGCACCGGCTTTACCAATACCCGGAGGAGCGACCCATTGTCGGCTAG